From Actinopolymorpha cephalotaxi, one genomic window encodes:
- the metK gene encoding methionine adenosyltransferase produces MTRRLFTSESVTEGHPDKIADQISDSVLDALLAEDPGSRVAVETLLTTGLVVVAGEVTTSAYADIASLVRQRILDIGYDSSAKGFDGASCGVTVSIGSQSPDIAQGVDTAYEGRTDGSVDPIDLQGAGDQGMMFGYACDETPELMPLPITLAHRLSKRLTDVRKDGTLPYLRPDGKTQVTIEYDGDRPARIDTIVLSTQHAANIDLDNMLTPDIRQHVIEPIIGELDIETTGYRLFVNPTGRFELGGPMGDAGLTGRKIIVDTYGGYARHGGGAFSGKDPTKVDRSAAYAMRWVAKNIVAAGLAKRCECQVAYAIGKAQPVGFYVDCFGTEAAPIDVIEKAVQQVFDLRPAAIIRDLDLRRPIYVQTAAYGHFGRELPDFTWERTDRAEELRSAAGMH; encoded by the coding sequence GTGACCCGACGACTGTTCACATCCGAGTCGGTTACCGAGGGCCACCCGGACAAGATCGCCGACCAGATCAGCGATTCGGTGCTCGACGCACTCCTCGCGGAGGACCCCGGCAGCCGGGTCGCGGTGGAGACGCTGTTGACGACCGGGCTGGTCGTGGTGGCCGGCGAGGTCACCACGAGTGCCTACGCCGACATCGCCTCGCTGGTGCGCCAGCGCATTCTCGACATCGGCTACGACTCCTCGGCCAAGGGCTTCGACGGCGCCTCGTGTGGTGTCACGGTCTCCATCGGCTCGCAGTCGCCCGACATCGCCCAGGGGGTGGACACCGCCTACGAGGGCCGCACCGACGGCTCGGTCGACCCGATCGACCTTCAGGGTGCGGGCGACCAGGGCATGATGTTCGGCTACGCCTGCGACGAGACCCCCGAGCTGATGCCGCTGCCGATCACGCTCGCGCACCGGCTGTCCAAGCGCCTCACCGACGTCCGCAAGGACGGGACGCTGCCCTACCTCCGTCCCGACGGCAAGACGCAGGTGACGATCGAGTACGACGGCGACCGGCCCGCCCGGATCGACACGATCGTGCTGTCCACGCAGCACGCCGCCAACATCGACCTCGACAACATGCTGACGCCGGACATTCGCCAGCACGTGATCGAGCCGATCATCGGCGAGCTCGACATCGAGACCACCGGCTACCGGCTCTTCGTCAACCCGACCGGCCGGTTCGAGCTGGGCGGGCCGATGGGCGACGCGGGCCTGACCGGCCGGAAGATCATCGTCGACACCTACGGCGGGTACGCCCGGCACGGTGGCGGCGCCTTCAGCGGCAAGGACCCGACAAAGGTCGACCGGTCCGCGGCGTACGCCATGCGCTGGGTGGCGAAGAACATCGTCGCCGCCGGGCTGGCGAAGCGGTGCGAGTGCCAGGTCGCCTACGCCATCGGCAAGGCGCAGCCGGTCGGCTTCTACGTCGACTGCTTCGGCACCGAGGCCGCACCGATCGACGTGATCGAGAAGGCCGTGCAGCAGGTGTTCGACCTGCGGCCGGCGGCGATCATCCGCGACCTCGACCTGCGGCGGCCGATCTACGTCCAGACCGCCGCCTACGGCCACTTCGGCCGGGAGCTGCCCGACTTCACCTGGGAGCGGACCGACCGCGCCGAGGAGCTGCGCAGCGCAGCGGGCATGCACTGA
- a CDS encoding Rv2578c family radical SAM protein → MRWDNQRLSGRSGAGAGRSDASAEPAELTLFGLDACARTFDTPEFRGMTFYEIHAKSLLNKVPSAARVPFDWTINPYRGCGHACVYCFARRTHEYLDLDAGRDFDTKVIVKVNAAAVLRRELARPSWRGEPVAMGTNVDCYQRAEGRYALMPEIIAALRDAGNPFSILTKGTLLLRDLDLLREAAQVTDVGLSVSVGSVDADLWRRVEPGTPSPQARLRMVRTLTDAGFRVGVLMAPILPHLGDAPDRLEETVRAIAASGASSLTPLVLHLRPGAREWYLRWLGREHPELAPVYEDLYAAGAYAPAAYRKRISATIALLARRHGVGTERDSRRNAPHRRAPSS, encoded by the coding sequence GTGCGATGGGACAACCAACGACTCTCCGGCCGCTCCGGCGCCGGTGCCGGCCGCTCCGACGCGTCGGCCGAGCCGGCTGAGCTGACGTTGTTCGGGCTGGACGCGTGCGCCCGCACGTTCGACACCCCGGAGTTCCGGGGGATGACGTTCTACGAGATCCACGCGAAGTCGCTGCTGAACAAGGTGCCCTCGGCGGCCCGGGTGCCCTTCGACTGGACGATCAACCCCTACCGCGGCTGTGGGCACGCCTGCGTCTACTGCTTCGCCCGGCGCACCCACGAGTACCTCGACCTCGACGCCGGGCGGGACTTCGACACCAAGGTGATCGTCAAGGTCAACGCCGCGGCGGTGCTGCGCCGGGAGCTGGCCCGGCCGAGCTGGCGCGGTGAGCCGGTGGCGATGGGCACCAACGTCGACTGTTACCAACGGGCCGAGGGCAGATACGCCCTGATGCCGGAGATCATCGCCGCGCTGCGCGACGCGGGCAACCCGTTCTCAATCCTCACCAAGGGCACGCTGCTGCTGCGCGATCTGGACCTGCTGCGGGAGGCCGCGCAGGTGACCGACGTGGGGCTGAGCGTCTCGGTGGGTTCGGTCGACGCCGACCTGTGGCGGCGGGTGGAGCCGGGGACTCCGAGTCCCCAGGCCCGGCTGCGGATGGTCCGGACGCTGACCGACGCGGGCTTTCGGGTGGGGGTGCTGATGGCGCCGATCCTGCCGCACCTCGGCGACGCACCCGACCGGCTCGAGGAGACCGTACGCGCGATCGCCGCGTCGGGAGCGAGCAGTCTCACCCCGCTCGTGCTGCACCTGCGGCCCGGCGCGCGGGAGTGGTATCTCCGGTGGCTCGGCCGGGAGCATCCCGAGCTGGCGCCGGTCTACGAGGATCTCTACGCCGCCGGCGCCTACGCCCCGGCGGCCTACCGGAAGCGGATCTCCGCGACCATCGCTTTGCTCGCCCGACGCCACGGAGTGGGCACAGAACGCGATTCTCGTCGAAACGCCCCCCATAGGCGCGCTCCGTCCAGCTGA
- the coaBC gene encoding bifunctional phosphopantothenoylcysteine decarboxylase/phosphopantothenate--cysteine ligase CoaBC yields MPGAPRSRVVLGVAGGIAAYKACSLLRLLVEVPYDVRVVPTESALRFVGEATWAALSHQPVHTAVWDDVHEVPHVRLGREADLVVVAPATADLLAKAAHGQADDLLTSTLLTARCPVVFAPAMHTEMWDHPATRANVATLRERGALVLEPAEGRLTGTDTGKGRLPEPEQIFDVCRGVLARGAEPLVNDLTGRHVVVSAGGTREYLDPVRYLGNRSSGRQGYALARTAVLRGASVTLVAANVSLPDPAGVKVTRVGSTRELRDAVLAAARDADAVVMAAAPADFRPAAYADAKIKKADDGSAPTVELTQNPDILAELSQARPRPGLVVAGFAAETGDATGGVLDHGRAKLARKGCDLLVVNEVGAGKGFESPDNEAVILGADGSQTAVPRGPKEALAHRIWDLVAARLGPGVPPSVPGR; encoded by the coding sequence ACAAGGCGTGCTCGTTGCTGCGCCTGCTGGTGGAGGTTCCCTACGACGTCCGGGTCGTGCCCACCGAGAGCGCCCTGCGCTTCGTCGGTGAGGCGACCTGGGCGGCGCTGTCCCACCAGCCCGTCCACACCGCGGTCTGGGACGACGTGCACGAGGTCCCCCACGTCCGGCTCGGCCGGGAGGCCGACCTGGTCGTGGTCGCACCGGCCACCGCCGACCTGCTGGCCAAGGCGGCGCACGGCCAGGCAGACGACCTGCTCACCTCGACCCTGCTGACCGCCCGCTGTCCGGTCGTGTTCGCGCCGGCGATGCACACCGAGATGTGGGACCACCCCGCGACCCGGGCCAACGTCGCCACGTTGCGCGAGCGGGGCGCGCTGGTCCTGGAGCCGGCCGAGGGGCGCCTGACCGGCACCGACACCGGCAAGGGCCGGCTGCCGGAGCCGGAGCAGATCTTCGACGTCTGCCGCGGCGTTCTCGCCCGCGGCGCTGAGCCGCTGGTGAACGACCTCACCGGCCGGCACGTCGTGGTGAGTGCCGGCGGCACCCGGGAGTACCTCGACCCGGTGCGCTACCTCGGCAACCGCTCGTCCGGGCGGCAGGGCTACGCGCTCGCCCGCACAGCGGTCCTCCGGGGCGCCTCGGTCACCCTGGTGGCGGCCAACGTCTCGCTACCCGACCCGGCCGGGGTGAAGGTCACCCGGGTCGGCTCGACGCGGGAGCTACGGGACGCCGTCCTCGCCGCCGCGCGAGACGCCGACGCGGTGGTGATGGCCGCGGCACCCGCGGACTTCCGCCCGGCGGCCTACGCCGACGCCAAGATCAAGAAGGCCGACGACGGGTCCGCCCCGACGGTGGAGCTGACCCAGAACCCCGACATCCTGGCCGAGCTTTCCCAGGCCCGGCCGCGGCCGGGCCTGGTGGTGGCCGGCTTCGCCGCCGAGACCGGCGACGCCACCGGGGGAGTCCTCGACCACGGCCGGGCCAAGCTGGCACGCAAGGGCTGCGACCTGCTCGTGGTCAACGAGGTGGGTGCGGGCAAGGGGTTCGAGAGCCCCGACAACGAGGCGGTCATCCTGGGCGCGGACGGCTCCCAGACCGCGGTGCCGCGCGGCCCCAAGGAAGCGCTCGCGCACCGGATCTGGGACCTCGTGGCAGCCCGCCTGGGGCCTGGCGTACCCCCCTCCGTGCCGGGTCGCTGA